A window of Metabacillus sp. B2-18 contains these coding sequences:
- a CDS encoding alpha/beta hydrolase, with product MTLHPQVIALLQHFEKRNVPSVEQQNLQEARALYVESSSSLNITEEIHHVEDREIPGYEHEILIRIYSPSEKTSLPALVYFHGGGWVIGNIETHDSLCRLLANHAQCKVISVEYGLAPEYKFPVPVEDAYLATKWVYDHADDLGIDQKFIAVGGDSAGGNLAAVTCYLAVQRKDLNIGHQLLFYPSTGFEPTESYEKYGEGYYLTKSTMNWFREQYLSSISDTQSPLAAPMLIPENDTAKLPPAYIVTAEYDPLCDGGEAYSRKLSQAGVQTTYACYPGMIHGFMCMTLPLEDGRKAIYEAAEYLKNQYQKQQVT from the coding sequence ATGACATTACATCCGCAAGTTATTGCACTTTTACAACATTTTGAAAAACGAAATGTACCTTCAGTTGAGCAGCAAAATCTGCAAGAAGCAAGGGCTCTTTATGTTGAGTCTAGTTCTTCCTTAAATATTACAGAAGAAATTCATCATGTTGAAGACAGAGAGATACCAGGATATGAACATGAAATATTGATCAGAATATACAGCCCTAGTGAAAAAACTTCACTACCTGCTCTAGTCTATTTTCACGGAGGTGGCTGGGTAATTGGCAATATTGAAACACATGATTCATTATGCCGACTATTAGCTAACCATGCTCAATGTAAAGTGATATCTGTAGAATACGGCTTGGCTCCTGAATACAAGTTTCCAGTCCCTGTGGAAGATGCGTATCTTGCAACGAAATGGGTGTATGATCATGCTGACGATCTAGGTATTGATCAAAAGTTCATTGCAGTAGGTGGTGACAGTGCTGGTGGAAATTTGGCTGCAGTTACTTGTTATTTAGCAGTTCAAAGGAAAGATTTGAATATTGGTCATCAGCTATTATTTTATCCTTCAACAGGTTTTGAACCAACAGAATCTTATGAAAAATATGGAGAAGGATATTACTTAACAAAATCTACGATGAACTGGTTTAGGGAACAATATCTTTCGAGCATATCTGATACTCAAAGTCCATTAGCAGCGCCTATGCTCATCCCTGAAAACGATACTGCTAAGCTTCCACCGGCATATATTGTTACGGCTGAGTATGATCCGTTATGTGATGGAGGAGAAGCATATTCCAGGAAGCTTTCACAAGCAGGAGTTCAAACAACGTATGCTTGTTATCCAGGAATGATCCATGGTTTTATGTGTATGACCCTTCCGTTAGAGGATGGAAGAAAAGCCATATATGAAGCAGCTGAATACCTTAAAAATCAATATCAAAAACAACAGGTGACATAA
- a CDS encoding MaoC/PaaZ C-terminal domain-containing protein, translating to MSSLLKCQIGDILPIVTLPPVSRLDLIKYAGASGDYNPIHTIDDEAKKAGLPAIIAHGMWTMGNLAKLFTPYHEEGFIQEYQIRFRGMVFLGDIISLKARLTEENEKYSTFQVNAVNQNGVDVIKGIVKFAKYKNKEVSS from the coding sequence ATGAGCAGTTTATTAAAATGTCAGATAGGTGATATTTTGCCAATTGTTACATTACCTCCTGTTTCAAGATTAGACCTTATAAAGTATGCTGGTGCTTCAGGAGATTACAACCCAATTCACACAATTGATGATGAAGCTAAAAAAGCTGGCTTACCAGCTATCATCGCTCATGGAATGTGGACGATGGGGAATTTGGCAAAGTTATTTACCCCATATCATGAAGAAGGTTTTATTCAGGAGTATCAGATTCGCTTTAGGGGAATGGTTTTTCTTGGTGACATCATTTCATTAAAAGCAAGATTAACAGAAGAGAATGAAAAATACTCTACATTCCAAGTAAACGCAGTTAATCAAAATGGAGTGGATGTTATTAAAGGAATTGTTAAATTTGCAAAATATAAAAATAAAGAGGTATCATCATGA
- a CDS encoding MaoC family dehydratase N-terminal domain-containing protein, translated as MINEAIGKRSPGVKNVVERGAVKKFAESIGDLHPIFVDEEFAKTSRYKKNIAPPTFPRIFDYGVIDELDLPAKGLIHGEQKYHYKRPLLVGEEIICYQEVKDYYEKQGKLGNMGFLVLKQYGEDLNEELIFTAEQVVIINEAVRKVMSI; from the coding sequence ATGATTAATGAAGCAATTGGAAAAAGATCTCCAGGTGTCAAAAATGTTGTTGAACGAGGTGCCGTAAAAAAGTTCGCCGAATCGATTGGTGATCTTCACCCTATTTTTGTAGATGAAGAGTTTGCTAAAACATCTAGATATAAGAAAAATATTGCTCCACCTACATTTCCAAGGATTTTTGATTATGGTGTGATAGATGAGCTTGATTTACCAGCTAAGGGATTAATTCATGGTGAGCAAAAATATCATTACAAAAGACCGTTGCTTGTGGGTGAAGAGATTATCTGCTATCAAGAAGTAAAAGATTACTATGAGAAGCAGGGAAAACTCGGGAATATGGGATTCTTAGTGTTAAAACAGTATGGTGAAGATCTTAACGAAGAGCTCATTTTCACTGCTGAGCAGGTTGTCATTATTAATGAAGCTGTAAGGAAGGTGATGAGTATATGA
- the fabG gene encoding 3-oxoacyl-ACP reductase FabG, with protein MSGRFDGKVAFVTGGSRGIGKGIVELFASEGAKVALIDVNEEAVHETTKELREKGYNVFSKVASVVEADQLEAAMEETYNNSGSLDILVNNAGVIRDNLLFKMTDDDWQLVMDVHLKGSFNAARAVQKYMVENRYGRIINISSTSALGNRGQANYATAKAGLQGFTKTLAIELGKYGITANSVAPGFIETDMTKETARRLGISFEDLIQASVSKIPVGRSGKPSDIANAVAFFADEKSSFINGQVIYVAGGPKN; from the coding sequence ATGTCAGGAAGATTTGATGGAAAAGTAGCTTTTGTAACGGGTGGAAGTCGAGGGATTGGGAAAGGAATTGTTGAACTTTTTGCAAGTGAGGGAGCTAAAGTTGCTCTTATTGATGTGAATGAAGAGGCAGTCCACGAAACAACTAAGGAATTACGTGAAAAAGGGTATAACGTGTTTTCAAAGGTTGCTAGTGTGGTAGAAGCAGATCAACTGGAGGCAGCAATGGAGGAAACATATAACAATTCTGGGTCACTTGATATCCTTGTTAACAACGCGGGTGTAATTCGTGACAATCTACTTTTTAAAATGACCGACGATGATTGGCAGCTCGTTATGGATGTTCATTTAAAAGGCTCGTTCAATGCGGCTCGAGCTGTACAAAAATATATGGTTGAAAACCGATATGGAAGAATCATCAATATTTCTTCAACATCCGCCTTAGGTAACAGAGGTCAAGCCAATTATGCAACGGCTAAAGCAGGTTTACAAGGCTTTACAAAAACATTAGCGATTGAACTAGGAAAATACGGGATTACTGCTAATTCAGTAGCACCAGGTTTTATTGAAACAGATATGACTAAAGAAACGGCTAGGCGTCTTGGCATTTCTTTTGAAGATCTAATCCAGGCGAGTGTCTCAAAGATTCCTGTTGGTCGCAGTGGGAAACCAAGTGATATCGCAAATGCAGTAGCTTTTTTTGCTGACGAAAAGTCATCCTTTATAAACGGTCAGGTTATTTATGTTGCAGGTGGTCCAAAAAATTAA
- a CDS encoding acyl-CoA dehydrogenase family protein, whose product MHLRLTEEQKMVQKTIRKFVEKELMPLENEVLRNEREGKPSLPPGKLKELQLKAKEAGFWGINTPEEYGGADLGQMMLAIVMMEVSKTFVPFQFGGSADNILYYGNEEQKNKYLLPTINGDKKSCFAMTEPGAGSDTRNIKMTAVKDGNEWILNGEKTFITGGNEADFVMVIAITDKEKHQATGRDGVTCFIVDRDMGWKSEYIHTMGEWGPAGLVFENVRVPEENILGEVDGGYNLGLEWIGFARWIVGARAVGAAERLLQMALDYSKERETFGKPISERQAIQWQIADSAVEIDAAKWLVLNAAFTLDQGEDNRHLASMAKLYGANMGNRVVDRVLQIHGGMGYTRELPIERWYREARLWRIYDGTDEIQRLIISRNLLKGHVKVGQFI is encoded by the coding sequence ATGCATTTACGTTTAACAGAAGAGCAAAAAATGGTTCAAAAAACAATTAGAAAATTTGTGGAAAAAGAATTAATGCCCCTCGAGAATGAAGTATTACGAAACGAACGTGAAGGAAAGCCGAGTTTGCCACCGGGAAAATTAAAGGAATTGCAACTAAAAGCAAAAGAAGCTGGTTTCTGGGGGATTAATACTCCAGAAGAATACGGTGGAGCTGACTTAGGTCAAATGATGTTAGCAATTGTAATGATGGAGGTTTCGAAAACATTTGTCCCGTTTCAATTTGGTGGGTCGGCAGACAATATTCTTTATTACGGCAATGAAGAGCAAAAAAATAAGTATTTATTGCCAACAATTAATGGTGATAAAAAATCTTGTTTCGCGATGACAGAGCCTGGAGCTGGTTCAGATACAAGAAATATTAAAATGACAGCTGTTAAGGACGGAAATGAATGGATATTAAATGGGGAAAAAACATTCATTACTGGTGGCAATGAAGCTGATTTTGTAATGGTTATTGCGATCACAGATAAAGAAAAGCATCAGGCCACAGGTCGTGATGGTGTAACATGCTTTATCGTTGACCGAGATATGGGCTGGAAATCAGAATACATTCACACGATGGGTGAGTGGGGACCAGCCGGCCTTGTTTTTGAAAACGTCCGAGTTCCAGAAGAAAATATTCTAGGAGAAGTGGATGGCGGATATAACTTAGGCCTTGAATGGATTGGTTTTGCAAGGTGGATTGTAGGAGCCAGAGCTGTAGGTGCCGCTGAAAGACTCCTACAAATGGCTTTAGATTATTCAAAAGAGCGTGAAACATTTGGAAAACCGATATCTGAAAGACAAGCAATTCAATGGCAGATTGCTGACTCTGCTGTAGAAATTGATGCAGCGAAATGGCTCGTCTTAAACGCTGCTTTCACACTTGATCAAGGTGAAGATAATCGCCATTTAGCATCTATGGCAAAGCTTTATGGAGCAAACATGGGAAATCGAGTAGTTGATCGGGTACTGCAGATTCATGGAGGAATGGGTTATACAAGAGAGCTGCCAATTGAACGTTGGTATCGTGAAGCAAGATTGTGGAGAATTTATGATGGAACAGATGAAATTCAACGCTTAATCATTTCTCGTAATCTATTAAAAGGCCATGTGAAGGTAGGACAATTTATATAA
- a CDS encoding thiolase family protein has translation MIDDIVIVSAIRTPVGRFGGSLKNVNSGYLGAIVIEEAIRRINLSSELIDEVILGEVRQTTESSNVARVAALRAGIPEKTPAFTVNRLCASGMQAVTSAVQQISFGQAEIVVAGGTECLSRAPIYLRNSRFGEGAPTLVDSNLENGQQPIELYGKDLGMGMTAENVAERYSVSREDQDEFAYNSQQKAAKATERGSFKEEITPVEIKERKNIFQVTKDEHPRPNTSLEGLAKLKAVFKEHGSVTAGNSCGRNDGAAAMVMMKGSKAKELGLKPLARIVDWATAGVSPKEMGIGPVPAIQKLLARTNLTLPEVGLIELNEAFAAQALAVIREARLDTDKVNVNGGAIALGHPLGATGCKIMITLLYEMKRRQEQYGMATLCVGGGQGMAVMLELL, from the coding sequence ATGATTGATGATATTGTAATTGTAAGCGCTATCCGCACACCGGTTGGTCGATTCGGTGGATCATTAAAAAATGTAAACTCAGGATATTTAGGTGCAATTGTAATCGAGGAAGCCATAAGGAGGATCAACCTTTCTTCAGAATTAATTGATGAAGTAATTCTAGGAGAAGTCAGGCAAACAACAGAATCCTCAAATGTTGCTAGAGTAGCGGCATTAAGAGCAGGAATTCCTGAGAAAACACCTGCTTTTACGGTTAATAGACTTTGCGCTTCAGGTATGCAAGCTGTAACCTCAGCTGTTCAACAAATTTCGTTTGGGCAGGCAGAAATTGTTGTTGCTGGTGGAACGGAATGCTTAAGTCGAGCACCAATTTATTTAAGAAATTCCAGATTTGGAGAAGGTGCTCCTACCTTAGTAGATTCTAATCTTGAAAATGGTCAGCAGCCAATTGAATTATATGGAAAAGATCTAGGGATGGGCATGACAGCTGAAAATGTCGCAGAAAGATACAGTGTTTCACGTGAAGATCAAGATGAATTTGCTTATAACAGTCAACAAAAAGCGGCAAAAGCAACTGAAAGAGGAAGCTTTAAAGAAGAAATAACACCTGTGGAAATAAAAGAAAGAAAAAATATTTTTCAAGTGACTAAAGATGAACATCCTCGACCTAATACTAGTTTAGAAGGTTTAGCTAAGTTAAAGGCAGTTTTCAAAGAACATGGCTCAGTTACAGCCGGTAACTCCTGTGGCAGAAATGACGGTGCTGCCGCGATGGTTATGATGAAAGGAAGTAAAGCAAAAGAATTAGGTTTAAAACCATTAGCTAGAATAGTAGATTGGGCGACTGCTGGTGTTTCTCCTAAAGAGATGGGAATTGGTCCTGTACCCGCGATACAAAAGCTACTTGCACGAACCAATCTGACCCTTCCTGAAGTCGGCCTAATTGAATTAAATGAAGCATTTGCTGCACAAGCATTAGCGGTTATTCGAGAGGCTAGACTAGATACAGACAAAGTAAATGTAAATGGTGGAGCAATTGCTCTTGGTCACCCGCTTGGGGCAACTGGCTGTAAAATCATGATTACGCTTTTATATGAGATGAAAAGAAGACAAGAGCAATATGGGATGGCAACTTTATGTGTAGGTGGAGGCCAGGGAATGGCTGTAATGCTTGAATTACTATAA
- a CDS encoding acyl-CoA dehydrogenase family protein — MNFQFDEEILYLRNNIRDFIKNEVEPHAMQIEDDDEIPKEIIEKSKELGLFSLSIPEQYGGLGIGMVGKCALYEEIGKTHNGYTTLIGAHTGIGTVGIVEMGNDQQKKRFLPDMARGDKIGAFALTEPQAGSHATNLRTTAIKKGNKYILNGTKHYITNATVADVFTVMAVTDPEKGAKGITSFLVERNSPGFKIGAIERKMGLHGSQSAELIFEDCEVPEENVLGEVGQGYVNALKILANGRAGLAARNLGSSQKLLDMCMIHAEEREQFSVPIIEHQAVAHMLAEMAMEIEALRSFTYRVAWMVDQNEKVIKEAAMLKLYGSEVYHRVADKAVQIHGGLGYIRDFPVERYYRDARITRIYEGTSEIQKNIIAGQLRKEYC; from the coding sequence ATGAATTTTCAGTTTGATGAAGAAATTCTTTATTTAAGGAATAATATAAGAGATTTTATTAAAAATGAAGTAGAGCCACATGCCATGCAAATTGAAGATGATGACGAGATTCCTAAAGAAATCATCGAAAAGTCAAAGGAACTCGGATTGTTTAGCCTTAGTATTCCAGAGCAATACGGTGGACTTGGGATCGGAATGGTTGGAAAATGTGCGCTTTATGAAGAAATCGGAAAAACACATAATGGTTATACAACATTGATCGGGGCTCATACAGGTATCGGAACTGTAGGCATTGTTGAAATGGGCAATGACCAACAAAAGAAAAGATTTTTACCTGATATGGCTAGAGGAGACAAAATTGGAGCTTTTGCTTTAACAGAACCTCAAGCTGGTTCACATGCTACAAACTTGAGAACAACTGCAATTAAGAAGGGAAATAAATATATTTTAAATGGGACGAAACATTATATAACAAATGCAACTGTAGCCGATGTTTTTACGGTTATGGCTGTAACTGATCCGGAAAAAGGTGCTAAGGGGATAACGTCTTTTCTTGTTGAAAGAAATTCTCCAGGCTTTAAGATCGGAGCAATTGAACGAAAAATGGGACTTCATGGTTCACAATCAGCAGAACTGATTTTTGAAGATTGTGAGGTTCCCGAAGAAAACGTGTTAGGCGAAGTTGGTCAAGGCTATGTTAATGCCCTTAAAATTCTAGCAAATGGCAGAGCGGGTCTAGCAGCTAGAAACTTAGGATCTTCCCAAAAGCTTTTGGATATGTGCATGATCCATGCCGAGGAGAGAGAGCAATTTTCTGTACCTATCATTGAGCACCAAGCAGTTGCCCATATGTTAGCCGAGATGGCAATGGAGATTGAAGCACTTAGATCATTTACGTACAGAGTTGCATGGATGGTTGATCAAAATGAAAAGGTGATTAAAGAAGCGGCCATGCTAAAACTTTACGGCTCTGAAGTTTATCATCGCGTTGCAGATAAAGCTGTCCAAATTCACGGTGGTTTAGGTTATATAAGAGATTTTCCAGTTGAAAGATATTATCGAGATGCAAGAATTACAAGAATCTATGAAGGAACATCCGAGATTCAGAAAAATATTATTGCTGGACAATTAAGAAAAGAATATTGCTAG
- a CDS encoding thiolase family protein, with product MTQAVIVSAVRTPIAKKGGALSALDPYIYGAITIKEALKRINLEGAEVDDVILGNCLSGGGNIARLTLLEAGLPFSVPGLTIDRQCGSGINSVALAAEAIIAGQAKIIISGGTESMSRTPYLLAPQDKPFDRMPPKFVSRNLSPNHIGDPPMGITAENLVEKYSITREEQDEFSLRSQQRMAAAMENDYFNEQIVSIPIRTKKGEILFTTDEHPRPNVTMEQLAKLSPAFRQGGSVTAGNSSGVNDGASALVVMSEDEAKKRGLQPLAWITGWSIAGVDPNIMGIGPVPAVQKLLSQREEDLDEYDLIEINEAFAAQVLACDRELSFNMDKVNVNGGAIAHGHPIAATGGMLITKLVYEMKRRDAKKGLVTACIGGGQGIALSLERK from the coding sequence ATGACACAAGCAGTAATTGTTTCTGCTGTCCGAACACCAATTGCAAAAAAAGGTGGAGCCCTATCAGCATTAGATCCTTACATTTATGGGGCGATTACTATAAAAGAAGCATTAAAACGGATCAATTTAGAGGGAGCAGAAGTTGATGATGTCATTTTAGGAAACTGCTTATCCGGTGGAGGCAATATCGCCCGACTTACGTTACTAGAAGCAGGACTACCTTTTTCGGTACCTGGATTAACAATTGATAGACAATGTGGCTCAGGCATTAATAGCGTTGCCTTAGCAGCAGAAGCAATCATAGCAGGTCAAGCAAAAATAATCATTTCAGGCGGAACCGAGAGCATGTCACGAACACCATATTTATTAGCACCACAAGATAAACCATTTGATCGCATGCCACCCAAATTTGTTTCTCGAAACCTTTCACCTAACCATATCGGTGACCCGCCAATGGGCATTACAGCTGAAAATTTAGTAGAAAAATACAGCATTACAAGAGAAGAGCAAGATGAATTTTCACTACGAAGTCAACAACGCATGGCTGCGGCGATGGAAAATGATTATTTCAATGAACAAATTGTTTCAATTCCAATTAGAACAAAAAAAGGTGAGATTCTTTTTACAACAGATGAACACCCAAGACCAAATGTAACAATGGAGCAGCTCGCAAAGCTATCACCGGCCTTTAGGCAAGGAGGGAGTGTTACAGCTGGTAACTCTTCTGGTGTGAATGATGGGGCTTCAGCGCTTGTAGTGATGTCTGAAGATGAAGCAAAGAAAAGAGGACTACAACCTTTAGCCTGGATCACAGGCTGGTCAATCGCAGGAGTGGATCCGAACATCATGGGTATTGGCCCGGTCCCAGCTGTTCAAAAGCTTTTATCTCAAAGAGAAGAAGATTTAGATGAGTATGATTTAATTGAAATTAATGAAGCCTTTGCTGCACAGGTGTTAGCATGTGACCGTGAACTCTCCTTTAACATGGATAAAGTAAACGTAAATGGTGGCGCGATTGCACATGGACATCCAATTGCCGCAACAGGAGGAATGTTAATCACAAAGCTTGTTTATGAGATGAAACGCCGAGATGCAAAAAAAGGCTTAGTTACTGCATGCATTGGAGGAGGCCAAGGCATTGCCTTGTCATTAGAAAGAAAATAA
- a CDS encoding ABC transporter substrate-binding protein has translation MKKLVYFFAFVLIFMLAACSGNTSTEPANQSEGNTEETTSNTEEKPAGEVVNIGYSGPLSGPAAYYGENTLSGLSMAVDEINNNGGFEVDGKNYSLNLVSLDDKYLPNETGANAKRLVQEDKTPIIFVPHSGGIFATQVFNLQEKFIIGAYSSEPKITEQGNPLTLRIPPKYSSYIEPFSKYQMERFGKKIAMLPTASQYGKDWAALLEPGWKDLGGEVVYKGSIDFSKDTDFFTIVTNALKEKPDVLFVGGPSEPTALVIKQARELGFKGGFLIMDQAKLDEIEAVLGGPDLIEGSVGVLPLINSKNDSNEKFIEDYAAAKGKNPGSEAGYHYMAMYLFVEAMKAAGSVDDPDAIMAQVEAGLNNLPADKRIYEITEIEENGGLTTELRMGVVEGGKIVDKSVQ, from the coding sequence ATGAAAAAGCTTGTTTATTTCTTTGCTTTTGTACTAATTTTTATGCTTGCAGCATGTAGTGGGAACACATCAACAGAACCAGCAAACCAAAGTGAAGGGAACACAGAAGAAACAACATCAAATACAGAAGAGAAACCCGCAGGTGAAGTTGTTAATATTGGGTATAGTGGCCCTTTAAGTGGTCCTGCTGCCTATTATGGTGAGAACACATTAAGTGGCTTATCTATGGCTGTAGATGAAATTAACAACAATGGTGGATTTGAAGTGGACGGTAAAAACTATTCTTTAAACCTAGTTTCTTTAGATGATAAATACTTACCGAATGAAACAGGGGCAAATGCAAAACGGTTAGTTCAAGAAGACAAAACACCAATCATTTTTGTTCCACATAGTGGTGGTATTTTTGCTACACAAGTTTTTAATCTTCAGGAAAAATTTATAATTGGAGCTTATTCAAGTGAACCGAAGATAACAGAACAAGGAAATCCGCTAACATTACGTATTCCTCCAAAGTATAGCTCATATATTGAGCCGTTTTCAAAATATCAAATGGAACGATTCGGTAAAAAGATTGCCATGCTTCCAACTGCTAGTCAATATGGAAAAGACTGGGCTGCATTACTTGAACCAGGTTGGAAGGATTTGGGTGGAGAAGTGGTTTATAAAGGATCCATTGACTTTAGTAAAGATACAGACTTTTTCACAATCGTTACGAATGCATTGAAAGAAAAGCCAGATGTTTTATTCGTTGGGGGTCCATCAGAGCCGACTGCCCTTGTTATTAAACAAGCTAGAGAACTTGGTTTTAAAGGAGGATTCCTCATAATGGACCAAGCAAAACTGGATGAAATTGAAGCTGTGTTGGGTGGTCCAGACTTAATAGAAGGATCTGTTGGGGTATTACCACTTATTAACTCTAAAAATGATAGCAATGAGAAATTCATTGAAGACTATGCAGCAGCAAAAGGTAAAAATCCGGGCTCAGAGGCTGGTTATCATTACATGGCTATGTACCTGTTTGTAGAGGCGATGAAAGCTGCAGGGTCTGTTGATGATCCAGATGCAATTATGGCACAAGTAGAAGCTGGATTAAATAATCTCCCTGCTGATAAACGAATCTATGAAATTACTGAAATAGAAGAAAACGGCGGCTTAACAACAGAGCTTCGAATGGGTGTTGTAGAAGGTGGGAAAATCGTTGATAAATCAGTTCAGTAA
- a CDS encoding ABC transporter ATP-binding protein, translating into MLKLTDVSVSYGGYQALEHINLSVKQGEFVVLLGANGAGKSTIFRTISGLSKPSSGSIEFNNQSISGLSADRLVSLGIVQCAEGRKLFPQMTVYENLILGGFVHRRDKGKRKKSLHEVFELFPILNDKKDDPAGSLSGGQQQMLAIGRALMASPKVILLDEPSIGLAPLIVEQVFSVIQQINKNGTTVLLAEQNANAALKIADRGYVIETGKIVLEGSSKDLFENDEVRKAYIGA; encoded by the coding sequence TTGCTCAAGCTTACTGATGTTTCTGTTTCTTATGGTGGATATCAGGCATTAGAACATATCAATCTTAGTGTGAAACAAGGAGAATTTGTTGTTTTATTGGGTGCCAATGGTGCTGGGAAAAGCACAATCTTTCGAACGATTAGCGGTTTAAGTAAACCGTCTTCAGGCAGCATTGAATTTAACAACCAAAGTATAAGTGGACTATCGGCAGATCGACTTGTGTCACTTGGAATTGTTCAATGTGCAGAAGGGAGAAAGCTATTTCCGCAAATGACTGTTTATGAAAATCTCATTTTAGGTGGCTTTGTTCATCGAAGAGATAAAGGAAAACGAAAAAAATCACTTCATGAAGTTTTTGAGCTTTTTCCTATTTTAAACGACAAAAAAGATGACCCAGCTGGATCGCTAAGTGGTGGACAGCAACAAATGCTCGCCATTGGGAGAGCCCTTATGGCATCTCCTAAGGTTATTTTACTTGATGAGCCATCTATTGGTCTCGCTCCTTTAATTGTAGAACAAGTGTTTAGTGTTATCCAACAAATAAACAAAAATGGAACAACAGTTCTTTTAGCTGAACAAAATGCAAATGCTGCACTAAAAATTGCCGATCGAGGCTATGTAATTGAAACAGGAAAAATTGTACTAGAAGGTAGCAGCAAGGACTTATTTGAAAATGACGAAGTGAGGAAAGCGTATATAGGTGCTTAG
- a CDS encoding ABC transporter ATP-binding protein, which translates to MLIQVKGLTKTFGGLTAVNSVDFEIEKGKVTAIIGPNGAGKSTFFNLISGFHQPSSGSVMFDSTDITSLKAHQIAKLGIARTFQTTNLFEQSTVLDNVLIGHRLRTSSGLFDAIFRTSRMKREEKESLEKAHEVLEFVGLTNLANKHVSEISQEEMKRTAFALALATDPVIVFLDEPAAGVNPEETDGLAELIKKMVSKGISVCLIEHKMQMIMNLADKIMVLNYGQKIAEGTPEEIKKNPAVIEAYLGGEAVAQAY; encoded by the coding sequence ATGCTTATCCAAGTAAAGGGACTGACGAAAACATTTGGTGGGCTGACTGCCGTTAATTCAGTAGACTTTGAGATTGAAAAAGGAAAGGTAACGGCAATTATTGGTCCTAATGGTGCAGGGAAATCTACATTTTTTAACTTAATTAGTGGCTTTCATCAACCCTCGTCAGGCTCGGTAATGTTTGATAGCACAGATATCACATCATTAAAGGCACATCAAATTGCAAAGCTTGGTATTGCTAGAACATTTCAAACCACAAATTTATTCGAGCAATCAACGGTATTGGATAATGTACTAATTGGACATAGATTACGAACCTCATCAGGGTTATTTGATGCGATTTTTCGAACATCTCGGATGAAAAGAGAAGAAAAGGAATCATTAGAAAAAGCACATGAAGTATTAGAGTTTGTTGGGTTAACAAACCTTGCCAATAAGCATGTGTCAGAGATTTCGCAAGAAGAAATGAAGCGCACAGCATTTGCATTAGCTCTAGCAACAGATCCGGTAATTGTGTTTTTAGACGAACCAGCTGCAGGTGTAAATCCTGAAGAAACAGACGGTTTAGCAGAGTTGATTAAGAAGATGGTTTCAAAAGGAATATCAGTTTGTCTCATTGAACACAAAATGCAAATGATTATGAATCTAGCAGATAAGATTATGGTTTTAAATTATGGACAAAAAATTGCCGAAGGAACTCCAGAAGAGATCAAAAAAAATCCAGCTGTAATTGAAGCTTACTTAGGAGGTGAAGCTGTTGCTCAAGCTTACTGA